One part of the Marinobacterium rhizophilum genome encodes these proteins:
- a CDS encoding NAD(P)-dependent oxidoreductase has product MENITSIGFVGTGSMGRPMIHELLKKGYQVKVFDRYRSAAESVIAAGAQWADSPKDAAIGCQIVITCLPLPQDVLENMLGDQGALEGMASGTTWIDTSTTDYHNTLRIAKSAKAKGVYSIEGPVSNLSHMGVDFANSSIYCAGDREGYDMSLEVLNTITKIAFYVGEIGSAQTTKLLTNLLFYGPVAIAGDCFAISQQAGIPNHWMWDFVKASKGNSVATEQFMPMLFDGSYDSSCTLEIGVKDMSLTVALADEFGLTLPLGRVINERYHTSGRVYDQQQGHLKICKLTEDANELQVRIAGFVAPTKYGINKQYVRSAEVVTDKYGRIKPKLPESYRAPAFEPDVEQRQLAGALAAFMEYTNYVFVKEAYELGYGIGIRHDLITEMILWSVGTCWVFENFEGYKANPAVLDDVAAIKTELHLPLIQDVLGIWAR; this is encoded by the coding sequence ATGGAAAACATAACGTCTATCGGTTTTGTGGGAACTGGAAGCATGGGGCGTCCCATGATTCACGAGCTTCTTAAAAAGGGCTATCAGGTTAAAGTTTTCGACAGGTACAGGAGCGCGGCGGAATCTGTGATAGCGGCGGGTGCGCAATGGGCCGACAGTCCGAAGGACGCAGCTATAGGCTGCCAGATTGTGATTACCTGCCTGCCGTTGCCGCAAGACGTGCTGGAAAACATGCTGGGCGACCAGGGTGCCCTTGAAGGGATGGCGTCCGGTACCACCTGGATTGACACCTCGACGACCGATTATCACAACACCCTGCGCATCGCCAAAAGTGCCAAGGCAAAGGGGGTATACAGTATCGAAGGTCCGGTCAGTAACCTGTCCCACATGGGGGTCGACTTCGCCAACTCCAGCATTTACTGTGCCGGTGATCGTGAAGGCTACGACATGTCACTGGAGGTGCTGAACACCATCACCAAGATCGCCTTCTATGTAGGCGAGATCGGTTCGGCGCAGACGACCAAATTGCTGACAAACCTGCTGTTCTACGGCCCGGTTGCCATTGCGGGTGACTGCTTTGCGATATCCCAGCAGGCGGGTATTCCTAATCACTGGATGTGGGATTTCGTCAAGGCATCCAAGGGCAATTCCGTTGCCACTGAGCAGTTTATGCCGATGCTGTTCGATGGCAGCTATGACTCATCCTGTACGCTTGAAATTGGCGTCAAGGACATGAGCCTGACGGTCGCACTGGCCGATGAGTTCGGCCTCACACTGCCTCTTGGCCGGGTTATCAACGAGCGCTACCACACCAGCGGGCGCGTCTACGATCAGCAGCAGGGCCATCTCAAGATCTGCAAGCTGACCGAGGATGCGAACGAACTGCAGGTGCGTATTGCTGGTTTTGTTGCGCCCACCAAGTACGGTATCAACAAGCAATACGTTCGCAGCGCTGAAGTGGTCACCGACAAATATGGCCGCATCAAGCCAAAGCTGCCCGAAAGCTATAGAGCACCGGCATTCGAGCCTGACGTGGAGCAGCGCCAGCTCGCTGGCGCGCTGGCCGCGTTCATGGAATACACCAATTATGTTTTCGTGAAGGAGGCCTATGAGCTGGGTTATGGCATTGGCATCAGGCATGACCTGATTACCGAGATGATTCTGTGGAGTGTCGGTACCTGCTGGGTGTTTGAAAACTTTGAAGGTTATAAGGCCAATCCGGCGGTACTGGATGATGTCGCGGCCATTAAAACCGAGTTACACCTGCCGCTGATCCAGGATGTCCTGGGGATTTGGGCCCGCTAA
- a CDS encoding ABC transporter substrate-binding protein, whose translation MLKQKAVVSILALLACASANASCNKEQPIQIANMTFASASIVAHIESKIIGDGFGCNVELVPGDTVTTATTMAKKGAPDVGPEMWTTNISAILAEGEHSGNLVVAGDIISSGGVEGWWIPKYLSEQYPDFKSVADMPRYAELFSDPNEPEKGRFYNCPPGWGCEIVNHNLFKAYGLGDSYSIFSPGSGAALDATIASAYKRKKPWIGYYWGPTAILGKYDMVQLEMNPHDPELDACNSNPECAKPHAGAFSNVRVVTAVSSSLKASDPDIYQFLSQVSMDLDTYNAILSWSDENKKDPNETAEYFIENYASVWEKWVPAHVATRLKNTQDQAGQ comes from the coding sequence ATGCTAAAACAAAAAGCTGTTGTTTCAATTCTTGCCCTGCTGGCATGTGCCAGCGCCAATGCCAGTTGCAACAAAGAGCAACCCATACAGATTGCGAACATGACGTTCGCTTCCGCATCGATAGTGGCGCATATAGAGTCGAAAATCATTGGCGATGGCTTTGGCTGCAACGTTGAACTCGTGCCCGGCGACACCGTCACCACGGCCACAACTATGGCAAAGAAAGGCGCTCCCGATGTTGGCCCTGAAATGTGGACCACCAATATCAGTGCAATCCTCGCCGAAGGCGAGCACAGCGGCAATCTCGTTGTGGCCGGGGATATCATTTCCTCCGGTGGCGTGGAAGGCTGGTGGATTCCAAAGTACCTCAGCGAGCAATACCCCGACTTCAAGTCCGTTGCCGACATGCCCCGCTATGCCGAACTGTTCAGCGACCCCAATGAGCCGGAAAAAGGCCGTTTCTATAATTGCCCGCCGGGATGGGGCTGTGAAATCGTCAATCACAACCTCTTCAAGGCTTATGGCCTGGGCGATAGCTATAGCATCTTTTCACCGGGCTCCGGCGCTGCGCTGGACGCAACCATCGCCTCGGCTTACAAACGCAAGAAACCCTGGATTGGCTACTATTGGGGGCCGACCGCGATCCTCGGAAAATATGATATGGTTCAACTCGAAATGAACCCCCATGACCCCGAACTCGACGCCTGCAACTCCAACCCGGAATGTGCCAAACCGCACGCCGGCGCCTTCTCCAATGTCCGCGTCGTCACCGCAGTGTCATCCAGCCTGAAAGCCAGTGACCCGGACATTTACCAGTTCCTGAGCCAGGTCAGCATGGATCTGGACACCTACAACGCCATCCTGTCCTGGAGTGATGAAAACAAAAAGGACCCCAATGAAACGGCGGAGTACTTTATCGAGAATTACGCCAGCGTTTGGGAAAAGTGGGTTCCTGCTCATGTTGCTACGCGGCTGAAAAACACACAAGACCAGGCTGGCCAGTAA
- a CDS encoding LysR family transcriptional regulator: protein MNIENLRAFLEVSSTGSFHKAAEKLHITQSSVSARIKALEERLNRQLFTRTRHGVSLTSGGQIFYRHALSVIKTWERAQHEVSLPFSVKTSVSLGIPLNHWGNITADWLGWMNLNLPQVATLVQSDYSVLLMNQLREGLLDLAILYEPRHWPDVVIEPYIEEKLMLVSTRPRRVEDGQDEGYVFIDWGPSFREQHSEAYPGIQHHRLSITQETIALEYVLTHGGSAYFTEAMVRGLLASGTLVRVENAPELKMYTYLVYSTLRQGEAEVRSAIAGLRAIDYYTRNTPFVI from the coding sequence GTGAATATTGAAAATTTGCGCGCGTTCCTCGAAGTGTCCTCAACCGGCAGTTTTCACAAGGCCGCAGAAAAGCTGCACATAACCCAGTCGTCGGTCAGTGCCCGTATCAAGGCGCTGGAAGAGCGCCTGAACCGGCAATTGTTTACCCGCACCCGGCACGGCGTGAGCCTGACGTCCGGAGGGCAGATTTTCTACCGCCATGCACTGTCCGTGATTAAAACCTGGGAGCGCGCCCAGCATGAGGTTTCGCTGCCGTTCAGTGTGAAAACCTCGGTCAGCCTTGGCATACCGTTAAACCACTGGGGCAATATAACAGCGGACTGGCTGGGCTGGATGAATCTCAACCTGCCGCAGGTGGCGACCCTGGTGCAGTCGGACTATTCGGTGTTGCTGATGAACCAGCTCAGGGAAGGCCTGCTGGACCTGGCGATACTGTATGAGCCCAGACACTGGCCCGATGTTGTAATCGAGCCCTATATCGAAGAAAAACTCATGCTTGTGTCGACAAGGCCCCGCAGGGTTGAGGATGGCCAGGATGAGGGGTATGTCTTTATTGACTGGGGGCCGTCCTTCAGGGAACAGCACAGTGAAGCCTATCCGGGTATCCAGCACCACCGCTTGTCCATTACGCAGGAAACCATAGCGCTGGAGTATGTGCTGACCCATGGCGGTTCTGCCTACTTTACTGAAGCGATGGTCAGGGGGTTGCTCGCCAGTGGCACCCTGGTCCGGGTTGAAAATGCGCCCGAGCTGAAAATGTATACCTACCTGGTGTATTCAACGCTGCGGCAGGGAGAAGCAGAGGTGAGATCGGCGATTGCGGGTCTGCGGGCAATCGACTATTACACCCGCAATACGCCCTTTGTGATCTGA
- a CDS encoding NAD(P)-dependent oxidoreductase produces the protein MKIGFIGLGNMGAGMAANILGYCEHNSASLSVLDLNQAVVDRLVGLGAVRGASVQDIAQNCDLIFTSLPSSKQVAQVAFGAEGILENARAGAVWIETSTSELAEWEKVRAAAPASLTLIDGPVTGGAEGAAAGTLTMLLGAEETQLEAVRPVLESFTKRAVRMGPSGAGYATKLIQLHLNYLVAQGIGEALMLGAKANLDLDTLHGVLQNSCAQSYVVDRYIPMVLDGSYDPSFALGLATKDMRLITGLGEYLDVDLTLARKVYETYQVATAEFGEDAPHLSVVKLIENSGKTLLRSEAPQEVSA, from the coding sequence ATGAAAATCGGGTTTATTGGTTTGGGTAACATGGGCGCCGGCATGGCGGCCAATATTCTGGGCTACTGCGAGCACAACAGCGCCAGCCTGAGTGTGCTGGACCTGAATCAGGCGGTGGTCGACAGGTTGGTCGGCCTGGGGGCGGTCCGCGGTGCATCGGTGCAGGATATTGCGCAGAACTGCGATCTCATCTTTACCTCGCTGCCAAGTTCCAAACAGGTGGCCCAGGTGGCCTTCGGGGCCGAAGGTATTCTGGAAAATGCCCGTGCGGGCGCGGTCTGGATCGAAACCAGCACCAGTGAACTGGCCGAATGGGAAAAGGTCCGTGCTGCGGCGCCGGCCTCCCTGACCCTGATCGACGGCCCGGTTACCGGCGGTGCCGAAGGGGCGGCCGCCGGCACCCTGACTATGCTGCTGGGCGCCGAGGAAACACAGCTTGAAGCCGTGCGCCCGGTGCTCGAGTCCTTCACCAAGCGGGCGGTGCGCATGGGGCCCTCGGGCGCGGGCTATGCCACCAAGCTGATCCAGCTGCACCTCAACTACCTGGTGGCCCAGGGCATCGGCGAGGCGCTGATGCTGGGTGCCAAGGCCAACCTGGATCTGGACACCCTGCACGGCGTGCTGCAGAACAGCTGTGCCCAGAGCTACGTGGTGGATCGCTATATCCCCATGGTGCTCGATGGCAGCTATGATCCGTCCTTTGCCCTGGGACTGGCGACCAAGGACATGCGCCTGATTACCGGTCTGGGCGAATATCTGGATGTGGATCTGACCCTGGCGCGCAAGGTGTACGAAACCTACCAGGTGGCCACCGCCGAGTTCGGTGAAGACGCGCCGCACCTGTCGGTGGTCAAGCTGATTGAAAACAGCGGCAAGACATTGCTGCGCAGTGAAGCGCCGCAGGAAGTCTCCGCCTGA
- a CDS encoding 2-hydroxyacid dehydrogenase, which produces MALLISYQGRDTAPWVQAFQAELPQLDIRVYPDVGDPADIEFAALWQHPQGDLHNYPNLKAILSFGAGVEHIVSDPLLPAQIPVVRLVDGAVVHDMALHALHWVLHFHRGYHQYARQQRQGLWQPRAAMPPARRRIGIMGMGQIGQALANLLHGLGFTVTGWGLDPVDVAAGIGYRCGSDALADFLAGSDVLVNALPLTPATAGLISAAELARLPRGACVISESRGGIIDEEALLQALHSDHLDAAALDVFAVEPLPRDSALWTAPDVFVTPHIGGINYPETAAAVMADNIRRVQRGESPGPIYDALKGY; this is translated from the coding sequence GTGGCGCTACTTATCAGTTATCAGGGCCGGGACACCGCGCCCTGGGTCCAGGCCTTTCAGGCCGAGCTGCCGCAGCTGGATATCCGCGTTTACCCGGATGTCGGCGATCCGGCCGATATCGAGTTTGCTGCGCTGTGGCAGCATCCCCAGGGTGATCTGCACAACTATCCGAACCTCAAGGCCATCCTGTCCTTCGGGGCTGGCGTCGAGCATATTGTCAGTGATCCGCTGTTGCCGGCGCAGATCCCGGTGGTGCGGCTGGTGGACGGCGCCGTGGTGCACGACATGGCACTGCATGCACTGCACTGGGTACTGCATTTTCATCGCGGCTACCACCAGTATGCCCGCCAGCAGCGCCAGGGCCTGTGGCAGCCAAGAGCGGCCATGCCGCCGGCACGGCGACGCATCGGCATCATGGGTATGGGGCAGATTGGCCAGGCGCTGGCGAACCTGCTGCACGGTCTGGGGTTCACGGTGACCGGCTGGGGCCTGGACCCGGTGGACGTGGCCGCCGGTATTGGCTATCGCTGTGGCAGCGATGCCCTGGCGGACTTTTTGGCCGGCAGCGATGTGCTGGTCAATGCGCTGCCGCTGACGCCGGCAACGGCCGGCCTGATTAGTGCGGCCGAGCTTGCGCGCCTGCCCCGGGGGGCCTGCGTGATCAGTGAAAGCCGTGGCGGCATTATCGACGAGGAGGCGCTGTTGCAGGCCTTGCACAGCGATCATCTGGATGCAGCGGCGCTGGATGTGTTTGCCGTGGAACCGCTGCCCCGGGACAGCGCGCTCTGGACAGCCCCCGACGTTTTCGTGACACCCCATATTGGCGGCATCAATTATCCTGAAACCGCCGCCGCGGTGATGGCCGACAATATTCGCCGCGTGCAGCGTGGCGAGTCGCCTGGGCCGATTTACGATGCCCTCAAGGGCTATTGA
- a CDS encoding mandelate racemase/muconate lactonizing enzyme family protein → MKIANITTLKVEVPLDKPMITAIHRTDTVGCVLVSIETECGLVGENYIFALNKARLEVFEGMIKSLAQHVVGENALYVERIWEKMWADINPVGQKGIAVSAISAIDTALWDLIGKKAGLPLYQLFGACRDSVKAYASSGLWLSSSIDELVDEARGFVDQGFRSVKLRLGKDNVAEDVARVAALREALGEDIEILTDANQSLTPRQAMRLARQIEKYNIGWFEEPVSAHDLSGHARILEAINIPVASGETDYTRFGMKSILDARAVDILMPDLQRIGGLSEFRKSVALASAYHVPVSTHIFTEQSLSIAGSAANCISVEHVSWFAPLYREKMQVSDGEIAIPRTPGLGFTFDYNFIDQHRIR, encoded by the coding sequence GTGAAGATAGCAAATATAACAACGCTAAAGGTCGAGGTTCCCCTCGACAAACCGATGATCACCGCGATCCATCGTACCGACACCGTCGGGTGTGTACTGGTGTCCATTGAGACCGAATGCGGCCTCGTGGGCGAGAATTACATTTTCGCGCTCAACAAGGCACGCCTTGAGGTGTTCGAGGGCATGATCAAAAGCCTGGCGCAGCATGTGGTGGGCGAAAACGCGCTCTACGTCGAGCGCATCTGGGAAAAAATGTGGGCCGACATTAACCCCGTGGGTCAAAAGGGCATCGCGGTATCGGCGATCTCGGCCATCGATACCGCCCTGTGGGACCTGATCGGCAAGAAGGCCGGGTTGCCGCTGTACCAGCTGTTTGGTGCCTGTCGCGACAGCGTCAAGGCCTATGCCAGCAGCGGCCTCTGGCTGTCTTCCAGTATCGATGAGCTGGTGGACGAAGCCCGCGGCTTCGTGGACCAGGGCTTTCGCTCGGTGAAGCTGCGTCTTGGCAAGGACAACGTGGCCGAGGACGTGGCCCGGGTGGCGGCGTTGCGCGAGGCGCTGGGGGAGGATATCGAAATCCTGACCGACGCCAACCAGTCACTGACCCCGCGCCAGGCCATGCGCCTGGCCCGCCAGATCGAGAAGTACAACATCGGCTGGTTCGAAGAGCCGGTGTCGGCCCATGACCTGTCCGGCCATGCGCGTATTCTTGAAGCGATCAATATTCCGGTGGCCAGCGGCGAGACCGACTATACCCGCTTTGGCATGAAATCCATCCTTGATGCCCGGGCGGTGGATATCCTGATGCCTGACCTGCAGCGCATTGGCGGCTTGAGCGAGTTCAGAAAATCCGTGGCGCTGGCGTCGGCCTATCATGTGCCGGTATCAACCCATATCTTTACCGAACAGAGCCTGAGCATCGCCGGTTCCGCCGCCAACTGCATCTCGGTGGAACACGTGTCCTGGTTTGCGCCGCTGTACCGCGAAAAAATGCAGGTGAGTGACGGTGAAATCGCCATTCCGCGAACGCCCGGGCTGGGCTTCACCTTTGACTACAACTTTATCGATCAGCATCGGATCAGGTAA
- a CDS encoding quaternary amine ABC transporter ATP-binding protein yields the protein MTTNYKIEIRNIYKVFGENPSGTMEQIRGGASKGDILANTGHVVGLNDVSLAIESGHIHVIMGLSGSGKSTLIRHFNRLIDPTSGQVVVDGENVLEYSKQQLEHFRRNKISMVFQRFGLLPHETVLENAAFGLKVQGVPKAERETRARHWLEQVGLAGVEEHYPSQLSGGMQQRVGLARALVNDPDILLMDEAFSALDPMIKCEMQDQLLELQRKLKKTIVFISHDLDEALKIGDRISILKDGELVQDGTPSDILMRPANDYVEAFISGVNRSKAIRVSHLLRSVASARVSGDESYSPQSVDVSSAAMLGQSIEDVMPLLMNGAHSVPVVNEAKSLVGYLDKSEVIAALYRTSKV from the coding sequence ATGACCACGAACTACAAAATCGAAATCCGGAATATTTACAAGGTTTTTGGCGAGAATCCGTCGGGGACCATGGAGCAGATCCGCGGCGGTGCCAGCAAGGGCGATATCCTGGCGAACACCGGCCATGTGGTGGGGCTCAACGACGTGTCCCTGGCGATCGAGTCGGGCCATATCCACGTCATCATGGGGCTGTCGGGCTCCGGCAAGTCGACCCTGATCCGCCACTTCAACCGCCTGATCGATCCGACCAGTGGCCAGGTGGTGGTGGATGGCGAGAACGTGCTGGAGTATTCCAAGCAGCAGCTGGAGCATTTTCGCCGCAACAAGATCAGCATGGTGTTTCAGCGCTTTGGCCTGCTACCCCACGAAACCGTGCTGGAGAATGCCGCCTTTGGTCTCAAGGTGCAGGGCGTCCCCAAGGCCGAGCGCGAAACCCGGGCACGGCACTGGCTGGAGCAGGTGGGTCTAGCCGGCGTCGAGGAACATTACCCGTCGCAGCTGTCCGGCGGCATGCAGCAGCGTGTTGGCTTGGCCCGGGCGCTGGTGAACGATCCCGATATTCTGCTGATGGATGAGGCCTTCAGCGCCCTGGACCCGATGATCAAGTGTGAGATGCAGGATCAGCTGCTGGAGCTGCAGCGCAAGCTGAAAAAGACCATCGTGTTTATCTCCCACGACCTGGACGAGGCGCTGAAGATCGGCGATCGCATCTCGATTCTGAAAGACGGCGAACTGGTGCAGGACGGCACCCCGTCGGACATCCTGATGCGACCGGCCAATGACTATGTTGAAGCCTTTATCAGCGGTGTCAACCGCTCCAAGGCCATCCGTGTCAGCCATCTGCTGCGCAGTGTGGCCAGCGCCAGGGTGAGTGGGGATGAGTCCTACAGCCCGCAGTCCGTCGATGTTTCCAGTGCAGCCATGCTGGGGCAGTCGATAGAGGATGTCATGCCCCTGCTGATGAACGGTGCGCACAGCGTGCCGGTGGTGAACGAGGCCAAAAGCCTGGTGGGCTATCTCGACAAGTCCGAGGTGATTGCGGCGCTCTACCGCACGAGCAAAGTCTGA
- a CDS encoding ABC transporter permease translates to MFPELVDPRVFRGGIDDFVDVFVIEWATFLEQLFNPFLQLLNLFESMLLSSPWWLIVALVGAVAYAGARKWSLVALLCGAMLVMGFLGLWEDGMRTLALMLVCTLISILVGVPLGIFMSWSNRFRSMMLPVLDIMQTMPSFVYLIPAIMLFGPGKIPAVLATVIYAVPPLIRLTDLGIRMVDTEIMEAAESFGANRMQKLVWVQMPLALPNIMAGINQATMMALAMVVVASMIGAQGLGYQVLQGITRLEVGRGLLAGIAIVILAVVFDRITQAYGKRAQAHLHTNS, encoded by the coding sequence ATGTTTCCAGAACTGGTTGATCCCAGAGTATTCAGAGGTGGCATCGATGACTTTGTCGATGTTTTCGTTATCGAGTGGGCGACATTTCTAGAGCAGCTATTCAACCCCTTCCTGCAGCTGCTGAACCTGTTTGAATCGATGCTGCTGAGCAGCCCCTGGTGGCTGATTGTCGCACTGGTGGGGGCGGTGGCCTACGCCGGCGCCCGCAAGTGGTCACTGGTGGCCTTGCTCTGTGGTGCCATGCTGGTCATGGGCTTTCTCGGCCTGTGGGAAGACGGCATGCGTACCCTGGCGCTGATGCTTGTCTGTACCCTGATATCGATCCTGGTGGGTGTTCCGCTGGGCATCTTCATGTCCTGGTCCAATCGTTTCCGTTCAATGATGCTGCCGGTGCTGGATATCATGCAGACCATGCCGAGCTTCGTGTACCTGATTCCCGCCATCATGCTGTTCGGCCCGGGCAAGATTCCGGCGGTGCTGGCGACGGTAATCTACGCGGTGCCGCCACTGATCCGCCTGACGGACCTGGGTATTCGCATGGTGGATACCGAAATCATGGAGGCGGCCGAGTCCTTCGGTGCCAACCGGATGCAAAAACTGGTGTGGGTACAGATGCCGCTGGCATTACCGAACATCATGGCGGGCATCAACCAGGCCACCATGATGGCGCTGGCCATGGTGGTGGTGGCCTCGATGATCGGTGCCCAGGGGCTGGGCTACCAGGTGTTGCAGGGCATTACCCGGCTGGAAGTGGGGCGTGGCCTGCTGGCAGGTATCGCCATCGTGATTCTGGCGGTGGTGTTTGACCGCATCACCCAGGCCTATGGCAAACGGGCCCAGGCGCACCTGCATACCAACAGCTGA
- a CDS encoding DMT family transporter: protein MDLSVQLSSDTSRRGVLLCLLAMLVFAGQDAITKVLVQDLAVSQLLMVRYWVFAVFALGYAHYRGGLAKAVCSGQPRLQLLRSLLAVGEIALFNLSLRYLALAEAHALLAAFPLLAIALAGPVLGERVGWQRWLAVAVGFIGTLIILRPGLGVFKPEALIALTAAFAFAIYNLLTRRVSRTDSFTTSTLYMALVGSVVATSFGLSSWRPPAPEQWYMLGIISVTGILGHLLLVKALECTSASTLQPFNYSLLVFATLFGVAFFGEFPDTGTLLGASVVILSGLYAMSLRRG, encoded by the coding sequence ATGGACCTATCCGTACAGCTGTCCAGCGACACCAGCCGGCGAGGGGTGCTGCTGTGTTTGCTGGCAATGCTGGTGTTCGCCGGCCAGGACGCCATCACCAAGGTGTTGGTACAGGATCTGGCGGTGAGCCAGCTGCTGATGGTGCGTTACTGGGTGTTCGCCGTATTTGCCCTGGGGTATGCGCACTATCGGGGCGGGCTGGCAAAAGCGGTATGCAGTGGCCAGCCGCGACTGCAGCTGCTGCGCTCCCTGCTGGCCGTGGGCGAGATCGCGCTTTTCAACCTGTCCCTGCGCTACCTGGCGCTGGCCGAGGCCCATGCGCTGCTGGCAGCCTTCCCGCTGCTGGCCATTGCGCTGGCGGGGCCGGTGCTGGGAGAGCGGGTCGGTTGGCAGCGCTGGCTGGCGGTGGCGGTGGGCTTTATAGGCACTCTGATTATTCTCAGGCCAGGCTTGGGCGTATTCAAGCCAGAAGCGCTGATTGCACTGACGGCCGCCTTTGCCTTTGCGATCTATAACCTCCTGACGCGCAGGGTCAGCCGCACCGACAGCTTTACCACCAGTACCCTCTACATGGCCCTGGTAGGGTCCGTGGTCGCAACCAGTTTCGGGCTGTCGAGCTGGCGTCCACCGGCCCCGGAGCAGTGGTACATGCTGGGCATCATCTCGGTGACGGGAATCCTCGGTCACCTGTTGCTGGTCAAGGCGCTGGAGTGCACCTCGGCCTCCACGCTGCAGCCGTTCAATTACAGCCTGCTGGTCTTTGCCACCCTGTTTGGTGTGGCCTTCTTTGGCGAATTTCCCGACACCGGCACGCTGCTCGGCGCCTCGGTGGTGATTTTGAGCGGCCTCTATGCGATGAGTCTGCGCCGGGGTTAG
- a CDS encoding M24 family metallopeptidase produces the protein MIELIKAPALSDKDIQALCDYRLARIRAEMSRQGVSLCVLNNPVSLRYAINFDEYQLFQSHIPTCYLFVPLEGPLVMHGATGREWPNVQEYRRPDFLTPFDGGLDPERNSGRFAKAVLDFMAEHRLGEGGQAVALERFGPGVNQALRVQNLQLVDAECLLERARLIKADIEIACMRHAVAVAEYGMQLMRQSMRPGITENQLWSVLHQVNVAHGGNWIEGRMLSSGPRTNPWLQESSHRVIDAGDMVAFDTDMIGPMGYIADISRSWICGGGAGTEQQRAAYRHAYDEIHHNMALIRPGIRFSELRDRAWQRAPQYQANRYVCSFHGAGLCDEYPKIYYAEDWAHSGYDGVVEENMVLCVESYSGALGGDVGVKLEEMVRVTASGYERLTTYPFEQELLM, from the coding sequence ATGATTGAGTTGATCAAGGCCCCCGCTCTTTCTGATAAGGACATACAGGCCCTGTGTGATTATCGCCTGGCCCGCATACGGGCCGAGATGTCTCGCCAGGGAGTTTCCCTCTGTGTGCTGAATAACCCCGTCAGCCTGAGGTATGCGATCAATTTTGACGAGTACCAGCTGTTCCAGTCGCATATCCCGACCTGCTACCTGTTCGTACCGCTGGAGGGGCCGCTGGTCATGCATGGCGCCACGGGGCGGGAATGGCCCAATGTGCAGGAGTATCGCCGCCCCGACTTTCTGACACCCTTCGACGGCGGCCTTGATCCCGAGCGTAACAGTGGGCGCTTTGCCAAGGCCGTACTCGACTTCATGGCCGAGCACAGGCTGGGCGAGGGCGGCCAGGCGGTGGCGCTGGAGCGCTTCGGTCCGGGGGTCAACCAGGCCCTGCGTGTACAGAATCTGCAGCTGGTGGATGCCGAATGCCTGCTGGAGCGTGCCAGGCTGATCAAGGCCGATATCGAGATTGCCTGCATGCGCCACGCGGTGGCGGTGGCCGAGTATGGCATGCAGCTGATGCGCCAAAGCATGCGCCCTGGCATCACCGAGAACCAGCTCTGGTCGGTACTGCACCAGGTCAATGTGGCCCATGGCGGCAACTGGATCGAAGGCCGCATGCTGTCCTCCGGGCCCCGCACCAACCCCTGGTTGCAGGAGAGCTCACACCGGGTTATCGACGCAGGCGACATGGTGGCCTTCGACACCGACATGATCGGTCCCATGGGCTATATCGCCGATATTTCCCGTTCCTGGATTTGCGGAGGTGGCGCCGGCACTGAGCAGCAGCGCGCGGCCTACCGCCATGCCTATGACGAGATTCATCACAATATGGCCCTGATCCGGCCGGGTATCCGTTTCAGTGAGCTGCGGGACAGGGCCTGGCAGCGGGCGCCGCAGTACCAGGCGAACCGCTATGTGTGTTCGTTTCACGGTGCAGGGCTGTGCGACGAGTATCCCAAGATTTACTACGCCGAGGACTGGGCGCACAGCGGTTATGACGGCGTGGTTGAGGAAAACATGGTGCTCTGTGTCGAGAGCTACTCCGGTGCCCTGGGCGGCGATGTCGGCGTCAAGCTCGAAGAGATGGTGCGGGTTACCGCCAGCGGTTATGAACGGCTGACGACCTACCCGTTTGAGCAGGAATTGCTGATGTAA